The genomic window TGGGTGTGGTGACCTGAGCTTTTCCGTGTTCTCGGTGGTGCGACTGGAGGAGTCTGGGTGTTGGGTAATCAGTTTTTCGGTAATACGTTACCCTGATACTGTTTCTTTACCTGGGCGGTTATTTCTGTTTCCCTTCATGGATATATCTGGGATTCATAGTAATACAGGTTGTTTAGgcatacatatatattagGAACTCTGCTTAACTTACGCCAAGAAGaggatatatatatctgtAGACTTTATGATTACAAACACAAACTTCTTAAACATTAATGTTAATCTTCATGTCACTGTCGATCTTGATCAGAACTTGTGGTGTTAAGGTTTTTTTGTTCAACCTTTGTAACCAAGACCCACGTCTTCGTTCATGGTATGGATGTGTAGGTGGGGATAATGATGGTTCCAAGAAAATCGTACCACTTGAAGCAGCGGCATTTTGTATCGTTGTGATATGAGGATCAGAAAATGATATCTGTGGTCGAGATGGTCTCTCAGCACCTGGGTTGTATGAGaaggatgatgataaatgTTCTAGCTTATTGATAGTGTTATCGTTATCGTCATCATTAATTTGTCTCtcttcctcatcatcatcatcaccatctGTAAGGGCATCCTCTGGAATAACAATATTAGGACGCTCATTAGTTTCTTTGCTCTTACCTTGTATCCATgagaaaaatttcaaaccaCCACTACTATGTCTATGGGTTGTACCATTATTACTGCTACTACCACCACTACTTTTACGTCTATTCTTATTAGGTTCACCTCTCGGTATAGTTAATTCTTTGGCATTCATCATTCCTATTACTGGTGATGTTACCGGTgttaataaagatgaatcGATAGACCTTTGAGGACTTCTTTTTGAAGAGTTTGATACAGGTGATGTAgagaatatattcaatttagGAAATTTTGAATGAGTTGGCGTTGTAGTGATGGTAACTTTTGGACTTGCTATTGGTGATAACAACAAATTATCCCCTTTTAGAATTGGTGAAGGATTAGTATCATTACTGCTTGTCTTTGATGGTATAAGTATTGGTGAATTGACTTGTTCTCCAAATGTATTTGGTGACGATTTCTCATCTTTACTTTGCTGTCTAGTAGCATTATCTTGTTTTTGACTTTTCTTGGTATCCTTCACTAAATGaggtaataatttatatgAGTGAACTATCAAGAATTCCACTACTGATCTGGAAAGTTCATATTCAACAGGATCCATATCATGGTTTGGATGCGATAAAATGGAAGGTTGGAAAATAGCCGATAAGTTTTTGGCTGTCATCAAATTAACATCAGATTGTCTAACaaacaaattcaataaatctaacaaataaatcgttaattgttttctttcatttgGTAACTTTGTaaataaatcttcataTTCGGCAATGGCCTCTCGTATATCTCTTgctaatttctttttatatCTAGTCATTTCAAATTgttcctcttcttcaatgTTGTCATCGGTAGGtatttgttcttcaatatcttgCTTTTCAGTCTCTTTAGcatttaaataatcaataatatcttgTCTTTTCCTTAATGGTTCCCTAAAACCTTCAtacaaattcaaagaaatcaaaggTTCATCCAAGTTATTTAAATATCGTTTCAACAAAGTAGCCACATCATGAATAGAATAATGATCCCattcatcaaatttcaaTCCAAAATCTTGACTAGGGTcacaaaatatattttgtaattctcTAACACGTTTATTATTCCCACCAATTCTAAATATTCCAGAAGTTTTTAACCCATTagttttcaaatatgaACCACACTTAGCTACAACGATGGGGATAGATCCGAAGCtaattaattcatcttGAAGTATTACTTGTGCATGAGCTAATTTTAAACTTTCATGTAATGATGTACCGAATATTTTACCTTTGAAATCGTTTTGTGTTGTTATGAATGTATCTctataatttttaaattcagAAGGTGATAGTATTGGTGATTGTGGCGAAGTTGTCGTcatcatttctttattcTCGGTACTGGATGACGTTATGGTATTTGATTGAGGATTCTGTATTTTTATGCTGGGGATTTGTAGTTTTGAATCTGgcatattattatttttgtctttgctcctcttcttctattatatgattatttttgttcttgaaaATGTACCTTTGAATGTAAAACGATGGATCGATGGATGAGTAGATGAGTGTATGCTTGTTTAGAGTCGAGTATTTTACAGATGTTGGACGGTTTTTTCAAGTGTATAGAACCTATTATATGTATAATGTATGTATAATGTGTGAAAGCCAagacaataaaaaaaaaacttaaGGCAAGTGTACTAAAAAGGAACACCTTTGACCCAAGTTGGTTTAACTCTCTAAATGTCACTATAAAAGGTAGTTTAAGAATAgggaagatgatgatagaAACGGGTAATAGATATGCTGCCTGCGTTACCCTTTTAATTTAGATTGGATTTATCCCTTTTCAGGTAATCGGGGGATGGCGATGGGGGATGCCTGGGGGGCGGGCGGCGCAAGAGCGTAAAGGGAAGGTAAGGGTAGGCCGACGGTTTAGGAAACAGAATAAGAGAGAATGTTGAGATATTGGTGTCGGTTTTGCCGCTGGATTTTGCAAACCCTTACTTTACTTCACTTCAATCCATGGGGAGGTACGTTCAAGGGTTTCTGTCTGGAACCCCAACTCTAACGTTCTTCCCCCCCCCCCGTTTTCGCCAACTAGAAATCGGAGTTTAACAACCGCTGGAGGCTCGGCAAGGGGTTCGAATGGCAATGGTCCCGATTCCTGACACTTAGACGATATAGATATGTCAAGGAAAGATATTGCTGGTTAACCTTCCTATGCATCACAGCACTCTTCTAGATAAGACTTACAAGTAGAAGCAATACACTTTCaatatacatattttatataatcGTTCCAGATAATGAGATAAATCGTTGAAGATATACTAAAAATAGTACTAATTGACTCCACAAATACTCTATATATTCTCCTCAGTACTTGAGACATTATCTGGTTTTATAAAGATATTGTTCTGATTCTTCTCCATATGTTCATAGTCCCTAAAAgctatatttattatatatacactCTATATATACCAAAACTAAGCattttttacttttcaCCCCTAATAAGTTTGAGATTGAGACCATGTAATCTTTCGATATACGCCGCGCACACGGTCCGTAAAACGCTGCGACTGAAAGAACGCGTCACAAGTTTATCCCGTCTCCCGTATATGGTGTACTAGCCTTAACATTCCATTGTTCTAACTACGTACCGACCCAGCTGTCGGAAAATATAGATATGCAAGAAGTTTTGACTAGCAATTAATTATCTGTATAGTTCTTCTCCTTGAGTCTCTTAATCGCTGTTTCTGAGTAAAGGTAAGCCAATGTAAGATCATTATGGTCTAGACTCTTCCTTCGAAATCGTTATGAGCAATAGTTCAAACAACTTACAGATAtaagaatattgaaaacatGGATTTGCGAGGTGTTTACTTGCAAAATTCTAGTATttgtaattcatcaaaCACACCTTGTCCGAGTAAGAACGGTCAATGATGCTTCCTAAGTAATTCTATTGCACGAACAGGGGATATCCTTACTTTGTTACCTTCTAGAGATTCATGTTTTTAGTCTCAACagatatatctttattttggCAAACATCTCATACATACATAGTTTTTTTGTTGCTTGTAATACGACCTTTTATAAAACTTCcctttttatttacattaGTTGACTTGTTTTTTGTGTCCGAGAGTAGTGATACTTGTGGGGTGCCAGGTATAAAAACTCATGCTATTTAAGAGGTTTGTATACCACAAAATTGTTTTCAGTGGAGTAAAGTAGATTGgattaaattaaatttgattatttgatcattttaacatttttaaTAGTTACTGAGAGCAAAAGATTTAAGATGTCGACGAAAAATTCTACTGCCGTCATCAATTCGAAGGAAGGGACTTCAATTATTAGCTCCGACACTCCAATAacttcaataatattcaaaagaaatGTCTTCACAAACTTCGTCGAGATGAGGCAGTCTTTCAGAGAGGGTGCCGAATATAGCAAAACATGGTATATTTCATAGAGggagtattttttttgtgtGTTACTGAGTGccaaggaaaaataaagcttggattatatttttattattttgctAGTTTTATATTTAGAGTATTTAACCTTTAGAATCTGCaaataaattttaataaatacGCCTTAAAATAACCATTTTATAAATGCAAAGTAAAATAATTCTCAGCCTATAGCTAATGGACAATAACAGGATATACATCATGGTACGTGCTGTGAGAGAAGGGCTCCCCTTCGTAGCCTCCTTTGGCCTAgatttttaaatttaccTAACTATATACTGCCACAATGGCTAACCTATGTCGTTTTTTCGCAAATTTCACAGGGTTCCGGTAAAAACAAAACCCTATTCTGATATTGATAGCCAAAATATGcacaaatatatatatatgtatatataaatgtatTAAACCTCTTATAAGTGCCTaggaataataaaatacgattttgatttaatatgatattgtattatatgataagattaaatataaaagtTTTACATTTAGAAAGTATATTGATTTAAAACTACAAACAAATTTAGAAATAAGAGTGGTTTCGAACTTCTTATAATTTGTCGTAGTATTCTTGCCAGCCTGGAACTTCTTCCTTCATACCGTGTCTCTTACGAGCAGCCAAGACAATTTCACCGGCTTTGGTGGTTGGATCTAATGGATCACTACCTAAAGTAGCCCAATGGTCGAACACCATTTGTGGGAAAGCTTGACCACCAGTAGCTTGTCTCAATTCACCAGTGAAACCGAAAGATTCGTTAACTGGTAAGTAAGCCTTGACGGTAAACAATGGAGTACCTGGTCTTTGTTCTTCAGAAATAACTTGACCTCTCTTCTTGTTCAAGACAGAATAAATACCACCAACAGCTTGTTCTGGACATTGAATTTCGACCAAGAAACTGGTTCTTGGTATCTTTGGTTCAGCCAACAAGAACCGGACGTAAGTAGCTCTTCTCATGGTTNNNNNNNNNNNNNNNNNNNNNNNNNNNNNGAATCTACCCTTATCAGAGGTTGGAACCATCTTGGAGACGTACAACATTAGATCAGCCTTTGGATCACACTTCTTGATAGCCATACAGTTGGCATCATCAGATGGACCTTCGTATAATTGTTCAGCTCTGTAAGCTTGAGCAGTAACTGGAGATGGTAAGTTCATGACAATCATTTCCATTAAAGCATCAGCAGCTGGTAAGAACTTCTTCATAACAGTCTTCAATAAAGCCTTACCTTCCAAATCTTTTTCGTCACCCTTCAAGTTAATTTCCAACTTTTCTAATAAGACTGGAATTTCATCCTTCTTGAAGTTCATGACAGCAGCGAAGATTCTGAAGATTGGGTCCAAAACGACGATGTTGAAAGCTCTTTCTAATGGCTTACCATCAGCATCAGTGTCCTTGTTAGTCCATTTCTTAGTCTTTGGATTGAAGTAAGAGTCACCCCATAATCTTTCCATCATCTTAACCTTGTCAACACCGAATTTCTTAGCGTATCTGGCGGCAAATTGACGGATAGTGAAAGCCCAACCGTGTAAACCGGAGCCGAAGGCAACGGTACCCTTGGATGGGTAAACTTGAACATCACCTAAGACTTCGTCAGCGTAAGTAGAGATAATAACGTTAACAGATTCAACAGTTCTGGAAAAGGATTGGTACAAATCTTCCTTGGAAACTTGTAATTCCAATAAAGCTCTGTCAACCTTGTTGATACAGACAACTGGCTTAATTCTTTCACCTAAAGCTTGTCTCAAAACAGTTTCAGTTTGGACACAAACACCTTCAACGGTATCGACAACAACTAAAGCACCATCAGTAACACGTAAAGCAGCAGTAACTTCTGAAGAGAAATCGACGTGACCTGGGGAATCGATCAAGTTAATCAAGAAAGAGTTACCTTCAGTCTTTTGGTTGATATCCTTGACATCTTCTTCTGGCATTTCGGAGTATAAAGAAATAGCGGTAGACTTAATAGTAATACCtctttcttgttcatcCTTTCTGGTATCCATGAAACGGGCTTCACCAGCCTTAGCAGCGGAAATAATACCAGCCTTTTGGACTAAAGAATCGGTTAAAGTAGATTTACCATGATCGACGTGCGCAATAACAGACATGTTACGGACGTTGGTAACAGTGTCCATTAAGCCACGCATTTGGTCAACAGTGAAAGCAACCATTTTGTATAaagtttgtttattttgttaCTTGGTGTGTTGGTAGTggaattgaattgaattgaaataaaACTACATTATAAACAGAAAAAAGTAAGTATTATCTAAGAGCAATTGCAATTGATATAAAAGATTTCTTTAGACAGATCTTGAAAAGTTGTAAAAAGTTTAAAGGATTGtgggaaaaaaattttccttcattattttctcaAAAAAATTCAGTATTTTTTGCTCGCCCACTAACTTGGCATTAAAGCGTCGGTAAATTAAGCCGCGCCagcaaaaaaaacaatagcGGAGGTTCATTTGCTTTAGTTATTCCTCAGTTCAATTAAAAGGCATTAACCTAAACTATAATCGTAGaaataacaaataattCGTTCAAGATCATTTCGATTCTAAAACTGTAAACATTGCTTCAATGCATTCCTTTTACACGCAAGTTAATTTAAACATAATAACGTCCAAGCCATTTATATGTACGCAGTGATTGATTTTCATTTAAGTTCGTTTGTGCcttctaaatatttataaagtACTTCTTTAAAACGTTGACATACCTAACAACGAAGCTGCATTGCATGCATTCAACAATTTAGATCTATCAGCCTCAACTTTAGtttttcttcctcatcAGAACTTCCATCATTAGCTTCCTCTTGTATATCTAAGCCTAAAGTATGATCAAATTCCGTGTGCGATAAAAAATCTATTTCTCCACTGGTTCTATGACGATTTTCCCCTGTCCAACTGTCACCTTCAATGCTTTGGGAAACATCTTGCCCGTTACTAGATGTCATTTCACGCCCTAGACGAGAAAGTCCACCTTTTACATCTGCTTTCCTAACATCTTGACGAACTCTTTCTAAGAGCGTCAGTTTTTTACGTTCATACTCTATTCTACGGATTGTATACTCTTTAATAGACGTTATTAGCCACGATTCATACCATTCAAGCCATTCTTTCTGTTCAATCAACATATTTGCTGTAATTTTTTGTAACTTTAAAGTCAACTCTTGTTCAGTTCGTGTGGCTTGTTTTAAACTCCTCAATGCATCATCAACTTTTAAAGGATTACTGTCTCTCTTTGACCTTAATCTCCTTGCCTGTTCTTGTTTGACTTTAGAATTTTGTTGTGCTTGACTTAGTTCTCTCATGACAAGATGTCTATCTGTCAAAGTTTCCTTTACAACATATGAATCTCTAACAATCCAACTTAATCCATCATATAATGTCCCCATATCCATAGTCGCAATAATACTATCTACATCTCCGATAGCGTTAAGAATCTTCCCGAATCGTTTATATAATTTGCTACCACGAGAAGTGTTTAAATCTCCCAGTTTCACAAACCCCTGTCCAACTGCATTTTCCTCTTGAACCATCAACTTCCTCAATTTACTACacttcaataatttttcctgTATACCTTGAACaagtaaataaatagaTTTAACCATAGGTCTAAATTCTGCCAATTCCATAACCTCATCATAAGGTGGAGccaattgtttcaaagttttccttttcaaacCGGTAGTTTGCgaaatattgtttttattcAATGGAAGGTATGAACCTGTATCACATTCTATGAAGAATGCAAATTCGTTATTACGAAGAACAAACGGATCCATTGTAATCCTATTAAACCAATTTTGGAAGcatttcaataattgtaCTTGGTCCTCTTTATTTTGAATCCCATAATTCGTATATGATAAGGGTAATGATGGTATGAAGCATTCTGGTAATGAGCCgtttaaatatttgaataattcaGTGAATTCTTGGtatgttttctttatattcttaTAGGAGGTCTTACGGAATGTGGGGACGTTTGTCGTTATAtcgaatattattatgggattttccttcttttccATTAATGCGCCTTTCCTCTCGACATTTAAGACTTTTATTATAGCATGAAGTTTATTATCGGATCGTTCTGGTAGGATATTGGTCTCTTTGTTCTCATGCTGATTGTCATGTGGCTGAGTGGATGTTTCTTCCGCCAGAGTAGAAGCAGAAGGAGGAGATACCTGAGTTGAAGCAACCACTTCTTGTTCAGCTGTAGTTGCTGGCGTAGATGCGACATTGCTTTCATGTGGCTGCTCAGTATCGGTATGTTCTAAGGGAGGTTCAGCAAAGGGATTATTATCAGGGctatcaaattcatcataaGGCACTGTAGAAGTCATCTCGAAATACCTTTTTTTAGTCTTTAAATGGAAGATCAGCGAGTCTAGTCAGGTAAATATCAACTAATGCAAATATATGTGAATGTATACACAGCTGTTCTTATATATCTTGAGTCTTCAGCTCGTAACCGTAGTTTACGTATCTAGATTTACTTTCAGTAAAAGTTGTTGATTttagtatttttttctaattttttgaCCGGTGGAGAATTCGAATGGATCAGGCACCCcgaaaagattgaaaaatcttGGAATGTTTATTTAGACATCTCGAAGATTATTGATCTTGTAGAAAAAATTCGTTAAGGATTGattataattaattatattactAAATAgcctatatatatatatttcgTACGTCTTGGAGGAGTTGAGTGTATTACAGGAACACAAAGGAGCATCCAAATCAGCTAAAAAAAATGGGTagattgaataattttagTAGAATGAATAATCGTGTCATTAAAGCAGTAGTATTCGACATGGATGGGACAATGTGTATCCCTCAACCGTGGATGTTCCCAGCAATGAGAAGTGCAGTTGGCCTCAACgataaatcaattgatattttaaCATATATCGATGAACTACCTACAGAGGCGGCAAGGACGGAAGCAAATCTTCGTATTGAAGAAGTGGAAGAGAAGGCAATGAGAGAAATGCTGCCACAACCGGGCCTCgtagaattattagaattcTTGACCGTGAATAATATTAGTAAGAATATCTGTACGAGGAATGTGATTAAACCTGTGGATTATTTACTTACGAGGTTTATTCCAAAGGattattccaaatttgaaCATATTATTACAAGAGATTTTAGACCGACAAAACCCAATCCAGATCCATTACTTCATATTGCTAAAAAGTTAAATATTGAGTCCAAtgaaatgatgatgatcggtgattcatttgatgatatGAAAAGTGGACGTTCAGCAGGTTGTGTGACAGTTCTACTAAAGAATCATGTTAATGGTAACGTTTTGACTGAACATGATAAATTAGTCGATACTGCGGTTAATTCGTTATCTGATGTTATCAAGATAGTGGAAACTTTAAATGGACACCAAACCGAGATACATTCATATCAGCATTGAGACattaatattctatatCATGGCCCTATGATATTGCTACCTGCATGGCTCTTTCAAAACTAGCAACGAAAAGTACATACGTATagattaatatataattcaaaaagTAATACATATGAACTATTGACTAAAactataatataaaaaggGAAACAACAGTATGCaaacttttcaaaagaaaaaaaaagaatttattaaattaaaaggttaaaaattaaatagGTATAGATATTTGTactaaaatatttaattaaaaCTGTTTAATCGAATAAACCGAAACCCATGTCATCATCGGATTCTTCCttagcttcttcttccttttcttcagCGGCAGCTTCACCAGAAGCACCggcagcagcagcagcagaGGAACCACCGACAGCGGCACCACCAGCTGGAACAGAAGCGAATTTCTTGGAACCTTCAGCAATGATTTCATCTAAGGAACCCTTACCTTCCAAAGAGGTCAACAATTCGTTAATTCTGGAATCTTCAGCTTCAACACCGACAGATTCAATAACTTGTTTGATGTCAGCGGCAGATGGAGAAGCGTTACCACCTTGAACCAATAATAAGTATGCAGCTAAGTACTTCATTTTTCTctgaatttatttttctatGGGTGAATTGAAATAATCGATTTAAGCGGGTGTATAAAATTCGCAGACTATTCCTTAGATTACTTAAACattgaaacaaagaaagaaattcattaaGAAAGTTGTATGAAGATTGAAATCTGAAAGAAAGTGATGATTAAATAGTAAGAacgtaattttttttccaatctgaagacattgaagaaaaatttttcaacagTAAAGTTTTCTCGCAACTTTTGCGATTTCGCGACAGATCTCCACGCGCGTCATCGTTTCGAACGAAAGTTGTATTGGGTGTATTAATGTTAATATTCAAACATGTCAGAAAAACATTTTCTCTTTGTCTCGACTTCGTGACAGTAAATGGTTTTCCTTTAGTTCAACACCTACAGGCCTGCGACGGATAGGATTTTTTGGGCTAACCCtaacttttttcaattcctgCCGAAAATCTTCAATCCAATCGTAATCCATTTTTGTTATTGTCTAATCtgtgaaaaatatattataaaatcatattatatcaccagttttatttcatttttttcaatcattACCCCAATCCATGATCAGTATTGACCAACCCTATTGTCAATCcataaattttgatttctgCCCTaccttttttcaaaaatttggTTCCCAATTCTGgctttttcaatccatCAACCCTAATCCTTAATCTGGGTAAAGCGAACGTTAACCTTAAGGTGGTTCACGTACGTAGTAAGGATCTTTAACTACCTCCCCTAATTTCTATACACTTTAGAATATGTATATAAGAAGGCAGATGCtgaaaaaagaattaagtTGAAAGGCATTCTTAGCTAACACAACTGTTTTTTTTGccttttttattttgttttttatttcctCATTATTTCCCCCCTAAGGTTTTAGATACTATTAACAATATAGGTATATTGCAGAACAAATACTTATAAAATATGCAacaaaaattcaatttgataACCAGGAGAAGGTAGTGACGGATGGTTTCCCAAAATAATATCGacaaaataagaaaaataaacagTATTGTTCATATGTTTAATCTGGGGTTAATCACTGGAACTTTTCTTGTCATCGATATCGGGGGTTCTCTTCtcttatttcttcttagaAAGTGTCCTCTTTGGGGAAGATATTCGTTCCATTATTTATGAGTCtagatttattttttgtcaTCAAATTTGCCAAAAAATTCATATCTGATTAGAATCAGCTTGTACCAAGGAAGAAGTAACGAAGGCTTCGGACAGTCATTTccattttatttcattCCATGATGTGTATTCTCTTATTGTTGATTAGTTTATAGACTgagtattattttataaagGATTCATAAAAATGTTAATCTAAGTtgtatttattaattttagtATTAGATTAAAAATCTTCATTTACataattataaaataacaaaataCATAAAATTAGTGTCGAAGCCTTTTAAGCGGCTCACTCGCTATATTACCAAAAACCATTATCACCATCAACTATGCAAAGAACTTCCACCAAACAAGTTCATCTTTGAAAGCTTTTTCGTCCttccaaaaaataaaagacCACCAATTAGGTAAATAGTGTAAAAGGTTTTTATTTTAACCCCGATCATGAATGTAATTTGAGATATTTGGATACCGATATTATCGAGAagaatatatgatataaGTGTAATTAGCACACCATTTGCTGTTAAAATAGTGACCACAgttcaaatatatttcttctgAATTGTATGAAACCTCTAGAAGTTTGGGAACTTATTGTGAAGTTGTTTCTTGACATGCTTACTTTTAATtacgaataataatactaaaaaaatttattacttcCAATTCCTGTTTTGTATTTTGGGATGAAGAgaaatccaaatatttgTAGTAGACAAATCTCTTAAATAACATGAGTTTTTTTTACCTGACATCCCACAAGTGTCACTACTCTCGGAcacaaaaacaaaaaattcaaCTTATATAAAAAAGGGGAAGTCGTATAAAAGGACATATTACAAGCAAATAAAGTATGAGATGTTTgcaaaaattacaagataaAACCCAATACTAAAAACATAAACTTCTAGAATGTACCAAAGTAGTGACATTTCATGTTCGGGCAATAGCTCTGTTTAAGAAGCAATTTTAGCACTGTGTAGGTAAGAAAAAGGTGGCTTTCATTTTGCTTGGGTCTTGCCAGTAAACTCTTTTTCAGTCCATGTATTCGGGTACCTTACCTGAATAAATTACTAATAAAACTcataatgattttgaagaaatagtCTAGACTACATATTTAACGACCTTACACTGTTCTCTCTCAAATATACCcaataagaaaattttaaagAAGACTGGACATATAACTAAAGCCTCTGTTTGATATCCACCATCTCCTTTGACAACTGGGTCCGTTATGTTATGTACTTAgcaaagaaaatttaattttaaagcTAGTATACACCATATAAAAAGAAGGTGAAATAACCGTGTGAAGTGGTCTGTGACGGATAGGATTTTTGGTCAATCCTAAGGGATTTTGCGCAAACCCTACCTTTTTTAATCCGATCCTAACCCCAAAGCAGTCCTAATCcaaaccattttttttattatataatccATGACAATTATACTATAAAAATCATGTTATATGATAAgtattatttcatttatttccaattcttGCCTCATTCCATGATCAGAATAGACCAGCTCTATTCTTAATCCATAAGCTTTGGTTTCTACCGTACCTTTTTCCCAAAACCTTTGGCTCCCAATCCTAGCTTTTTCAATCCGTCAATCTTAATTCGCCTCAGGGCTTCTTTAAATTGACCTACAAAGCAAAAATGGTGGCTCCCGCCGTACGGATCTGGGAGTTAATTGAcacattttttctttctttttcgcTTACCTGGTTTTTTCTTCAGGCGGGcgatattattcaattagcgctaaatttttgaaaaatttcttcaagaaaagGTGCGCACGAAAGAGAgtgttatatatataatctcAATGAGATCCTTTACAATCGAACACCAAATGAAAATTCAACtatttaccatttttttctacaTTACTAC from Naumovozyma dairenensis CBS 421 chromosome 3, complete genome includes these protein-coding regions:
- the RPP2B gene encoding ribosomal protein P2 (similar to Saccharomyces cerevisiae RPP2B (YDR382W); ancestral locus Anc_5.462); protein product: MKYLAAYLLLVQGGNASPSAADIKQVIESVGVEAEDSRINELLTSLEGKGSLDEIIAEGSKKFASVPAGGAAVGGSSAAAAAGASGEAAAEEKEEEAKEESDDDMGFGLFD